The nucleotide sequence TTTAGCATACTACCGCAACTATCCTGCAGCCAGGAAACCGATCAGCCGGAATGGAAACTTACTTGGGAAGAAAATTTTGATCAGACCAACGGTTTTGACACCTCCTGTTGGAGCAAAATACCGAGAGGAAAATCCGACTGGGACAAATATATGTCCGACTTCGATTCGTGCTATGCTGTGGTAGACGGGAACCTTATCCTTCGGGGACTTGCCAATTACACCCTGCCCAACGATACAGCCCCCTACATAACAGGCGGACTGTACACCAAAAACAAAGTTTCGTTTACCTACGGCAAACTTGAAATCCGTGCCAGATTGCAGGGAGCAAAAGGCGCTTGGCCAGCCATATGGATGCTTCCGCAAGATGGTAAATGGCCCTTTGGCGGAGAGATAGACATTATGGAACGCCTGAACAGCGATGCCATCGCCTACCAGACCATACACACCAACTACACCTACGTACTAGGCAAAAAAGACAACCCCAAAAACGGAAGCACAGGCCCTATAGATCCCACGGGATACAACACCTATGCCGTCGAAATTACTCCGGACAGCCTCGTCTTCAGTATAAACGAAAAGCGTACCTTCTCCTACCCCAACCTAAACAACGATAAAGAAGGTCAATACCCGTTTGGCAAACCCTTCTACCTGCTTATCGACATGCAGTTGGGAGGCAACTGGGTAGGTACGGTAAATCCTGCCGATGTACCCGTGGAAATGAAAGTGGATTGGGTCAGGTATTACATGAGAGAGCAATGAGAGTATATATAAACAAAAAGAGGAGTCAGTTCAATTGAACTAACTCCTCTTGTAAAACGGCGGCTACCTACTCTCCCACTATACGCAGTACCATCGGCGTGGGTGGGCTTAACTTCTCTGTTCGGAATGGGAAGAGGTGGAACCCCAACGCTATAACCACCTTAATTTCTTATGATGTTTGAATGTTGGACTAGCAATAAAATAACTCTTTTTCAGAGCTTACTCTTCTTTTATCAATATATCAACCCGTTTCCACGGAAACGAAAGTTTCGGGCTATTAGTACTACTCGGCTTCGACATTACTGCCCTTACACCTGTAGCCTATCAAGGTCGTAGTCTTCAACCACCCTTATAAGGAAATCTAATCTTGAGGCTGGCTTCGTACTTAGATGCTTTCAGCACTTATCCAATCCCGACTTAGCTACCCGGCAGTGCACCTGGCGGTACAACCGGTAAACCAGTGGTCAGTCCAACACGGTCCTCTCGTACTAGTGTCAGAGCCTCTCAAATTTCCTGCGCCCACGATAGATAGAGACCGAACTGTCTCACGACGTTCTGAACCCAGCTCGCGTGCCACTTTAATGGGCGAACAGCCCAACCCTTGGGACCTTCTCCAGCCCCAGGATGTGACGAGCCGACATCGAGGTGCCAAACCGCTCCGTCGATATGAGCTCTTGGGAGCGATCAGCCTGTTATCCCCGGAGTACCTTTTATCCTTTGAGCGATGGCCCTTCCATGCGGAACCACCGGATCACTATGCTCTAGTTTCCTACCTGATCGACTTGTTTGTCTCCCAGTCAAGCACCCTTATGCCATTACACTCTACGACCGGTTACCAATCGGCCTGAGGGTACCTTTAGAAGCCTCCGTTACACTTTTGGAGGCGACCACCCCAGTCAAACTACCCACCATACAGTGTCCTCCCATCGGGAGTTAGAATTCAAATAATCAAAGGGCCGTATTTCAACGTCGGCTCCACAAACACTAGCGTGCCCGCTTCATAGCCTCCGGCCTATCCTACACATTAATTACCCAAATGCAATGTAAAGCTATAGTAAAGGTTCACGGGGTCTTTTCGTCCCATCGCGGGTAATCGGCATCTTCACCGATACTACAATTTCACCGAGCTCACGGTTGAGACAGTGCCCAGATCGTTACACCATTCGTGCAGGTCGGAACTTACCCGACAAGGAATTTCGCTACCTTAGGACCGTTATAGTTACGGCCGCCGTTTACTGGGGCTTCAATTCAATGCTTCTCTTGCGATGACATCTCCTCTTAACCTTCCAGCACCGGGCAGGTGTCAGGCCATATACTTCATATTTCTATTTTGCATAGCCATGTGTTTTTGTTAAACAGTCGCCTGGGCCTATTCTCTGCGGCCACCATTGCTGATGGCGTCCTTTTTCCCGAAGTTACAGGACTATTTTGCCTAGTTCCTTAACCGTGAATCACTCGAGCGCCTTAGTATACTCAACCCAACTACGTGTGTCCGTTTACGGTACGGGTACTCTATAAATTATGCTTAGCGGATTTTCTTGGGAGCCTGGTTACATCCATATTGCTTCGTGCAAGCACTCCGCATACTATCAGGTTCGACTCTCACTGCGGATTTGCCTACAATGATCAACGTCTACACCCTTTAACTACCTATTCCGTCAGGCAGCAGGACTTTCACTTCTCCGTCTCCACATCGCTCTATAAAGTAGTATGGGAATATTAACCCATTCTTCCATCGGAATCGCCGTTCGGCTTATCCTTAGGTCCCGACTAACCCTGATCCGATTAACGTTGATCAGGAAGCCTTAGTCTTTCGGCGAGGGGGTTTCTCACCCCCTTTATCGTTACTTATACCTACATTTGCTTTTCTGCACGCTCCAGCAGGGGTTATCCCCTACCTTCTAAGCTGAGCAGAATGCTCCCCTACCAATCATTTACATGATTCCATAGCTTCGGTAAACAGCTTATGCCCGATTATTATCCACGCCAAATTCCTCGACTAGTGAGCTGTTACGCACTCTTTAAATGAATGGCTGCTTCCAAGCCAACATCCTAGCTGTCTTTGCAATCTGACTTCGTTAATTCAACTTAGCTGCTATTTGGGGACCTTAGCTGATGGTCTGGATTCTTCTCCTCTCGGACATGGACCTTAGCACCCATGCCCTCACTCCTTGTCTAAACTAATACGCATTCGGAGTTTATCTGGACTTGATAGGCGGTGAAGCCCTCGCATCCAATCAGTCGCTCTACCTCATACTAGTAATAACAAAGGCTGCACCTAAATGCATTTCGGGGAGTACGAGCTATCTCCAAGTTTGATTAGCCTTTCACCCCTACCCTCAATTCATTCGAACACTTTTCAACGTATACCGATTCGGTCCTCCAGTTGGTGTTACCCAACCTTCAACCTGATCAAGGGTAGATCACTTGGTTTCGCGTCTACTACCACTGACTAACTCGCCCTATTAAGACTCGCTTTCGCTTCGGCTCCGGAACTTAATTCCTTAACCTTGCCAATGACAGTAACTCGTAGGTTCATTATGCAAAAGGCACGCCGTCACATCTTATAGATGCTCCGACCGCTTGTAGGCAGACGGTTTCAGGGTCTATTTCACTCCTCTATTCGAGGTTCTTTTCACCTTTCCTTCACAGTACTGGTTCGCTATCGGTCTCTCGGGAGTATTTAGCCTTACGGGATGGTCCCCGCAGTTTCACACAGGATTTCTCGTGTCCCGCGCTACTCAGGATACTACTAGGCTTCGTCAATAAGTCGTGTACGGGACTGTCACCCTATATAGCCGTTCTTTCCAAAACGTTCCACTTTACTGATTTCTTGCCACATCGTAGTCCTACAACCCCTATACTGCCTCAACAGCATAGGTTTGGGCTGTTCCCCGTTCGCTCGCCACTACTTGGGGAATCACTTTTGTTTTCTTCTCCTATGGGTACTTAGATGTTTCAGTTCCCCACGTTTGCCTTCCTTACGGAATGACAGGCCTTCAACCTGCCGGGTTGCCCCATTCGGAAATTTCGGGATCAATTGTTATTTGCACATCCCCCGAACTTATCGCAGCTTATCACGTCCTTCTTCGCCTCCGAGAGCCAAGGCATCCACCGTCTGCCCTTGCTTACTTTCTTTTTCCGTGCACATATGCGCAGTCGTATTAATACGACCACATGTGTCGGATTGATATATTTTTAAAGCTTGCTCTTAATTTGTTACTTTATTGCTTTGTTGTCCATCATGTCAAAGATCTTCTTACCTTTGCCTTGCGGCGTCCGGTTTGTGTGGAGAATAACGGATTCGAACCGTTGACCCTCTGCGTGCAAGGCAGATGCTCTAGCCAGCTGAGCTAATCCCCCGTAAAGTTTTACTTCGTAGTCCCAGGCAGAGTTGAACTGCCGACCTCTACATTATCAGTGTAGCGCTCTAACCAACTGAGCTATAGGACTGGCTTTCTAACTTGTGCCTGAAGCTCTTTCCGTGTATTGACCGTTTCCGGTCTTTCGGGGCAGGCGCTTCAGCCTCTTGTTTCTCTTCTGGTTTCCCAGTTTTATAAGATCATATATTATCACATATTCAACAGCGTAGTACAAACGAACGTAAAGTTCCTTCCTTAATACCTTGCAAACCGTAAAAGGGAACTCAGGCTCCAGAAAGGAGGTGTTCCAGCCGCACCTTCCGGTACGGCTACCTTGTTACGACTTAGCCCCAGTCACCAGTTTTACCCTAGGTCGATCCTTGCGGTTACGAACTTCAGGTACCCCCGGCTCCCATGGCTTGACGGGCGGTGTGTACAAGGCCCGGGAACGTATTCACCGCGCCATGGCTGATGCGCGATTACTAGCGAATCCAGCTTCACGGAGTCGAGTTGCAGACTCCGATCCGAACTGAGATAAGGTTTAGAGATTCGCATCCGGTCGCCCGGTAGCTGCCCTTTGTCCTTACCATTGTAACACGTGTGTCGCCCCGGATGTAAGGGCCGTGCTGATTTGACGTCATCCCCACCTTCCTCACAGCTTACGCTGGCAGTCTCTCTAGAGTCCTCAGCTTGACCTGTTAGTAACTAAAGATAAGGGTTGCGCTCGTTATGGCACTTAAGCCGACACCTCACGGCACGAGCTGACGACAACCATGCAGCACCTCGCAGACAGTCATTGCTGAAAAGGATGTTTCCACCCCTGTCTCTCTGCGTTCAAACCCGGGTAAGGTTCCTCGCGTATCATCGAATTAAACCACATGTTCCTCCGCTTGTGCGGGCCCCCGTCAATTCCTTTGAGTTTCACCGTTGCCGGCGTACTCCCCAGGTGGATTACTTAACGCTTTCGCTGTGCCGCTTACTGTGTATCGCAAACAGCTAGTAATCATCGTTTACTGCGTGGACTACCAGGGTATCTAATCCTGTTTGATCCCCACGCTTTCGTGCTTCAGTGTCAGTTGTAGCTTGGTAAGCTGCCTTCGCAATCGGAGTTCTGCGTGATATCTAAGCATTTCACCGCTACACCACGCATTCCGCCTACCTCATTTACACTCAAGTCTAACAGTTTCAACGGCATTTTTACAGTTAAGCTGCAAACTTTCACCGCTGACTTATTAAACCACCTACGCACCCTTTAAACCCAATAAATCCGGATAACGCTCGGATCCTCCGTATTACCGCGGCTGCTGGCACGGAGTTAGCCGATCCTTATTCTCAGGGTACATACAAAAGAGGACACGTCCTCCACTTTATTCCCCTGCAAAAGAAGTTTACGAACCATAGATCCTTCTTCCTTCACGCGACTTGGCTGGTTCAGGCTCTCGCCCATTGACCAATATTCCTCACTGCTGCCTCCCGTAGGAGTCTGGTCCGTGTCTCAGTACCAGTGTGGGGGACCAACCTCTCAGTTCCCCTATCCATCGTCGGCTTGGTGAGCCGTTACCTCACCAACTACCTAATGGAACGCATGCCCATCTATCAGCAATTAATCTTTAACAAATATCACCATGCGGTGCCCCTGTTTTATGCGGTATTAGTCCGACTTTCGCCGGGTTATCCCCCTCTGATAGGTAGGTTGCATACGCGTTACTCACCCGTGCGCCGGTCGCCACCAAAGTATTGCTACTTTTATGCTGCCCCTCGACTTGCATGTGTTAAGCCTGTCGCTAGCGTTCATCCTGAGCCAGGATCAAACTCTTCGTTGTATAATTTGTTTGTCTTAATATCTCTTGCTCAGAATTCCCTTCTATTATTAGTTTACAATTGACGGTATTAATTTCATTCTTTACGTCCAACTATCCCAAAAGATAATTTTTCTTGTACTACTTGTTGATATGTAAATTTTTCAAAGAACTCTTTTTTGCATTTCAATCCCCTTTAGGGCGAAAGCGGTTACAAAGATAATAACTTTATTCCTTATCTTCCAAATATTTTTCGGAAGTTTTTGTCCTTTTGTTATTTGTTGTGCCGTTCTCTCTTGAATGCGGGGACAAAAGTAGTCGTTTCTCCTATTCACTCCAAACCTTTTGCAAACTATTTTTCAAAGTATTTTAACTACATTAACCTTATTCGCTGATTTACCGCCGTTTACAGAGAAAACTTTTTTCAGGTTTATTTATAACCCTAAAAAACCAGTAATATATTCGCGTACATTGTATATAAAACCACACAAAGTGCCACAAAATTATTTTATCCGAATTCCATCTTTACATGTAAATTCTTCGGTTTTGCCTTACTTAAACTTAAGAGCCAAGGTAATCAGGTGTGATGTTAAATCGGTACTGCGATTGTAGTAGCTATAACGTAATTCGAATACATTAAGCTTTTTCACCCCAAAAAGACCATCTGCCGATACCATGCGAAAGTTAGCCCCTACCATATGACTGGTAAGTTTGGATAAGTCGTAATCACTGGTATAAAACTCACTATTGTTGGACAGCATATGTTCTTTGTAAGGCTTAAAGTAGTCAACACCCGATTGACTATAAAAACGGTAAAACGGTGCAACGGATATAAAAGGGGTTATTTTATATGGGATTTCAAGCTCGGCAGTATGAGCTGTAAGATTCCAACTGTCGGTATAATAACGATAAAAACCGCGCAAAATAAATTTATCACCTAAAAAGTAATTGGCACGTACTCCTACCGGCAATTTGAATCGGTTATCTGGTAACTTTTCGGAATAAGCATTATCCCCGTTATCTCCGAAATAAACACGCTGATAAGCAGTACCCAACAATCCCGTTTGATAACCTATATCTGTAAGTAGCGAAACTTGTAATCGTTGATTGATAACCTGTGTAAGCCCCAAAGCTAAGTTGTACGAATTTCGGGGAGCATTATCTCCTTGTTTATAATTGAAATTTGTGTTTACATGTCGAAGCTCTATCGGTAATATCACAGCCCAAGTATCTAGAAAAACAGATGCCTTGGCTGAAAATTCTCTGTTCTTGTCTTTTGAGGCTTTAGCAAAAACAACATTGGCCCCTATGGACGTATAGTCGTACTCCTGAGAAAAAGAAACTCCCCCTCCCATTGAAATATTGTTTTTAGCATTCTCAATAAGATAATTAAGAGAGGGCGAGATACGCACATCCTTACTTGATGCAGATGAAATTGTTGATGGATCGATTTTATCTGAGGAAGCAGAACTATATACATCAATACCCAGCTCAACCCCAAGCGTGTGTTTATTATCTTTTTTATCGAACCGACTCAATTGTAAGTCAAATGAATTACCAAAGTCATCTAACTTCTCGCTACCAATACCTCCTGTAACAGCCGAGTTATTCCCATCTTGATGGTAGTAGCTAGTTACAAAATTCACCTCATCAACTTTTAACTTCCTGTGATTCGTACTAACTGTTTGTGCTTTTGCTACATTCAGAAACATCACCAGTGCAGCGACTGTAATTACTATTTTCTTCATACTTCTTTTTTACTATATTTAATTACAACCGCAACCACCACCTGTTTTACCACCATTGCCTCCCGAAGCTCCCTCCCGATACAATAAAAAATTGTTTTGAAATTTCTCTATCTTTTGACTTGAAAGAACCATTTCTGCATCATTGATTCTTGACTTCTGGTACGGCTTAACAGTTGTACAGGAAGCGAGGATAAACATACAACCTACAAATACCATAAAAATTACTTTCTTATTCATTTTACAAGTTTAATATTATTTGATAGAAATAACTTATTATTATCATCAACAAGAATACACTCAATCCCTTTAATCTGATTGATCAGATTTAAGCCTTCAGATACACCTAGAATATTTACAGGTGTTGCCATCGCATCTGCCAATTCGGCACTGGTAGTAATTATTGTTACGCTTTTAACGCCCTTAATAGGATAACCTGTTTTGGGATTAACTGTATGTGAGTATATCTGATTGTTGATCATTACAAATTTTTCATAATTACCAGAAGTCGCAATTGATTTATTTGTAATATTAAGTGTAGAAAAGAAACTTTGTTTAAGATTTGGATTAGCAATACCAACAGTCCAGGGAGAACCATCTTCCTGATATCCCCATGCATTTAAGTCGCCCGAAGCGCTCACTATTCCGCTGGTTACCCCGGCATCTACCATTACCCGTTTGGCACAATCTGCCGCGTATCCTTTTCCAATACCTCCGAAACCAATACGCATGCCTTTGTTTCTGAGAAAAATGGTTTTATCATCCTTATTAAGAATGATATTTCTATAGTCTATAAGATGAACTGATTTTTTAGCTTCCGCCGGATCAGGCAATTTTGTCATAGCCTGATTAAAGTTCCAGAAGTCCTTGTCCAGCGATCCATAAGAAAGATCAAAATATCCCTGTGTTAGCATGGATATCTTTTGTGCTCTGTAAACTAAATAAAAAAACTCGTCGGGAACCTCTACTGGTTTTTTTCCGGCATTTCTGTTTACCTCGTTAGTAACACTCTCGTCACTGAAGGTTGTAAACAACTTTTCTATGCGTTTTACCTCATCAATAGCACATGTA is from uncultured Macellibacteroides sp. and encodes:
- a CDS encoding glycoside hydrolase family 16 protein is translated as MKKKLKCLLILFSILPQLSCSQETDQPEWKLTWEENFDQTNGFDTSCWSKIPRGKSDWDKYMSDFDSCYAVVDGNLILRGLANYTLPNDTAPYITGGLYTKNKVSFTYGKLEIRARLQGAKGAWPAIWMLPQDGKWPFGGEIDIMERLNSDAIAYQTIHTNYTYVLGKKDNPKNGSTGPIDPTGYNTYAVEITPDSLVFSINEKRTFSYPNLNNDKEGQYPFGKPFYLLIDMQLGGNWVGTVNPADVPVEMKVDWVRYYMREQ
- a CDS encoding DUF3570 domain-containing protein — its product is MKKIVITVAALVMFLNVAKAQTVSTNHRKLKVDEVNFVTSYYHQDGNNSAVTGGIGSEKLDDFGNSFDLQLSRFDKKDNKHTLGVELGIDVYSSASSDKIDPSTISSASSKDVRISPSLNYLIENAKNNISMGGGVSFSQEYDYTSIGANVVFAKASKDKNREFSAKASVFLDTWAVILPIELRHVNTNFNYKQGDNAPRNSYNLALGLTQVINQRLQVSLLTDIGYQTGLLGTAYQRVYFGDNGDNAYSEKLPDNRFKLPVGVRANYFLGDKFILRGFYRYYTDSWNLTAHTAELEIPYKITPFISVAPFYRFYSQSGVDYFKPYKEHMLSNNSEFYTSDYDLSKLTSHMVGANFRMVSADGLFGVKKLNVFELRYSYYNRSTDLTSHLITLALKFK
- a CDS encoding DUF4266 domain-containing protein, which codes for MNKKVIFMVFVGCMFILASCTTVKPYQKSRINDAEMVLSSQKIEKFQNNFLLYREGASGGNGGKTGGGCGCN
- a CDS encoding FAD:protein FMN transferase codes for the protein MNLVKVQTKLMGNMFEFIALSDNERLVNEQITCAIDEVKRIEKLFTTFSDESVTNEVNRNAGKKPVEVPDEFFYLVYRAQKISMLTQGYFDLSYGSLDKDFWNFNQAMTKLPDPAEAKKSVHLIDYRNIILNKDDKTIFLRNKGMRIGFGGIGKGYAADCAKRVMVDAGVTSGIVSASGDLNAWGYQEDGSPWTVGIANPNLKQSFFSTLNITNKSIATSGNYEKFVMINNQIYSHTVNPKTGYPIKGVKSVTIITTSAELADAMATPVNILGVSEGLNLINQIKGIECILVDDNNKLFLSNNIKLVK